The following coding sequences are from one Leptospira mayottensis 200901116 window:
- a CDS encoding 6-hydroxymethylpterin diphosphokinase MptE-like protein, with the protein MIFGFGLGYHVEAYLQKANKPVSVLILEPIVALRPIVEKFSERISKSYKTQGHRIRIVFGLDEFLSQPLSFWLFQDTNKISPFLHPVYFRKFQDLALSFLDSLKQNSQNIAAKNYFQRIWARNCVRNLTSIFENSNSSLIFTGAKDNFFKDQTLLFIGASPSLEEETDWILKNRNRFHLLASDTSLGWILNFGIVPDAVLSLDSSRGTLFHFRNILPKKLPILTWLGGSTYIFDLPNPKWIYFSTYPLDQILRSLFFSQAPILENPSLNMAGIAVSFAKQLKYDRLILKGVDFQRNGGRTHCRSSGYEVYDRFFLSRKESLFKTRFQKSKSWEKRFSILEILKRQSPELFSSDPMSNFPKAEIKKLAEGLLWEDPKKIRFEQWVRFCTLHSDLDLKNYFSPRILNISPVIES; encoded by the coding sequence TTGATTTTCGGTTTTGGCTTAGGTTATCACGTAGAGGCTTATCTTCAAAAGGCAAACAAACCAGTAAGCGTTCTCATACTTGAGCCTATCGTCGCATTAAGGCCGATCGTCGAAAAATTTTCCGAAAGAATTTCAAAGTCCTATAAAACACAGGGACATCGAATTCGAATTGTTTTCGGTCTGGACGAATTTTTGTCCCAACCGCTTTCTTTTTGGCTTTTTCAAGACACGAACAAAATTTCCCCCTTTTTACACCCGGTCTATTTCCGGAAGTTTCAAGACCTTGCTTTGAGCTTTTTGGATTCTCTCAAACAAAATTCTCAGAACATTGCGGCAAAAAATTACTTTCAAAGGATTTGGGCGCGTAACTGCGTTCGAAATCTTACAAGTATATTTGAGAATTCAAATTCTTCTTTGATTTTTACGGGAGCTAAGGACAACTTTTTCAAAGACCAAACTCTTCTTTTTATCGGCGCCAGCCCTTCTTTGGAAGAAGAAACGGATTGGATTCTTAAAAACAGAAACCGATTTCATTTGCTCGCTTCGGATACTTCCTTAGGTTGGATTTTAAATTTTGGAATCGTACCCGACGCGGTTTTAAGTCTGGATTCGTCCAGGGGAACTCTATTCCATTTTCGGAATATTCTTCCTAAAAAACTTCCCATCCTTACCTGGCTGGGAGGTTCTACCTATATCTTCGATCTTCCGAATCCCAAATGGATTTATTTTTCCACATATCCCTTGGACCAAATTCTCAGATCTCTTTTTTTTTCCCAAGCCCCAATCTTGGAAAATCCGTCTTTGAACATGGCCGGAATAGCTGTATCCTTCGCCAAACAATTGAAATACGATCGTCTGATTTTAAAGGGCGTAGACTTTCAGAGAAACGGAGGTAGAACCCATTGTAGGTCGAGCGGTTACGAAGTTTACGATCGATTCTTCCTTTCTAGAAAGGAAAGTTTGTTCAAGACCCGGTTTCAAAAATCAAAATCTTGGGAAAAGAGATTCTCCATTTTAGAAATCTTAAAAAGACAATCTCCGGAACTTTTTAGCTCTGATCCGATGTCTAATTTTCCGAAGGCGGAAATTAAGAAGCTCGCAGAAGGTTTGCTCTGGGAAGACCCGAAAAAGATTCGATTCGAACAATGGGTTCGGTTTTGCACCCTACATTCGGATTTAGACCTAAAGAATTATTTTTCGCCTCGAATTTTAAATATTTCTCCGGTAATCGAATCCTAA
- a CDS encoding HEAT repeat domain-containing protein — MNSVEKSKSWKNKINNSDKRLKKVFHNFVKYILFFACTILLLFVKFPVLSAPGQSKPAKLSEEQLLKKKEVLLQVLKFGTTKERAMALRELEEFPSEHSGALIEQLGKILDRDPDWMMRVYAIRTVSELKLTQYEESILKLLKSDQPDIQRESIYATKKLKLEKAAPILFEILKAQDFTKNSNLTVGLLDTLGEFPPQEAISSFLLARLNENFNDPEIRAQIALLFGKNKDKKAESALLEIYKDSKEPITLRSFSVSSLGKMKSISSMQAIKEELEKIRNLKGKEEIKDSQRLKIHSITALVSMGDKDILEELYAYARDDDPVVRLRAIKHLTDTEDMSVLEILEYKAQRDPSEKVKKAAKAAIEKLKKGESGNDVDKKKSDSPKFKTGNKERPIRSVDPLPGTSNTVPDSGASPPSSESKPESEDLED, encoded by the coding sequence ATGAACTCAGTAGAAAAATCCAAGAGCTGGAAAAACAAAATCAATAATTCCGACAAGAGACTTAAAAAGGTGTTCCACAATTTCGTGAAATATATTCTTTTTTTTGCATGTACAATTCTTCTCCTTTTTGTGAAATTTCCCGTTCTTTCCGCGCCAGGTCAGTCAAAGCCGGCTAAACTTTCAGAAGAACAACTCTTAAAGAAAAAAGAAGTTCTTCTTCAAGTCTTAAAATTCGGAACTACGAAGGAAAGGGCAATGGCCCTTCGTGAACTCGAAGAATTTCCCTCCGAACATTCCGGAGCTTTGATCGAACAGCTTGGAAAAATTTTGGATAGGGATCCAGATTGGATGATGAGGGTTTATGCGATTCGAACCGTCTCCGAATTAAAACTTACTCAATATGAAGAATCCATTCTCAAACTTTTAAAAAGTGATCAACCCGATATACAAAGAGAGTCTATCTATGCGACGAAAAAGTTGAAGCTTGAAAAAGCAGCTCCAATTCTTTTTGAGATCTTAAAAGCTCAGGATTTTACTAAGAATTCCAACCTTACCGTTGGACTTTTAGATACTCTGGGAGAGTTTCCTCCGCAGGAAGCAATTTCTTCTTTCCTACTTGCAAGACTGAATGAAAATTTCAACGATCCCGAAATCAGGGCTCAGATCGCTCTTCTCTTCGGGAAGAATAAGGATAAAAAAGCAGAAAGCGCATTACTTGAAATCTATAAAGATTCTAAAGAACCGATCACCCTCAGAAGTTTTTCCGTAAGTTCCCTGGGTAAAATGAAATCCATTTCTTCCATGCAGGCGATTAAGGAAGAATTGGAGAAAATTCGAAATCTTAAAGGTAAAGAAGAAATCAAAGATTCTCAGCGGCTCAAAATCCATTCCATTACCGCTCTTGTTTCCATGGGGGACAAAGACATATTAGAAGAATTGTATGCTTATGCGAGAGATGACGATCCGGTCGTAAGGTTAAGGGCGATCAAACATCTTACCGATACGGAAGATATGTCCGTTCTTGAAATCCTAGAATACAAGGCCCAAAGAGATCCGAGCGAAAAGGTTAAAAAGGCCGCAAAAGCCGCAATTGAGAAATTAAAAAAAGGAGAATCCGGAAACGACGTAGACAAGAAAAAATCAGATTCTCCCAAATTCAAAACTGGTAACAAGGAAAGACCGATCCGGTCTGTAGATCCTTTACCCGGAACTTCCAATACCGTTCCCGATTCCGGAGCATCTCCCCCCTCTTCCGAAAGCAAGCCCGAATCTGAAGATTTGGAGGATTGA
- the eno gene encoding phosphopyruvate hydratase produces MSHNSQIQKIQAREIIDSRGNPTVEVDVILMDGSFGRAAVPSGASTGEYEAVELRDGDKQRYLGKGVLKAVEHVNVKIQEILKGADGLDQNRIDQLMLDVDGTKNKGKLGANAILGTSLAVAKAAASHSKLPLYRYIGGNFARELPVPMMNIINGGAHADNNVDFQEFMILPVGAKSFREGLRMGAEVFHSLKSVLKGKKLNTAVGDEGGFAPDLTSNVEAIEVILQAIEKAGYKPEKDVLLGLDAASSEFYDKSKKKYVLGAENNKEFSSAELVDYYANLVSKYPIITIEDGLDENDWEGWKLLSEKLGKKIQLVGDDLFVTNIEKLSKGIASGVGNSILIKVNQIGSLSETLASIEMAKKAKYTNVVSHRSGETEDVTISHIAVATNAGQIKTGSLSRTDRIAKYNELLRIEEELGKSAVYKGRETFYNL; encoded by the coding sequence ATGTCTCATAACTCTCAAATTCAGAAAATTCAAGCCAGGGAAATTATTGACTCTCGAGGAAATCCAACTGTAGAAGTGGATGTAATACTTATGGACGGTTCTTTTGGTAGAGCAGCCGTTCCTTCCGGAGCATCGACCGGAGAATACGAAGCCGTCGAACTTAGAGATGGTGATAAACAACGTTATCTCGGGAAAGGAGTTCTCAAAGCAGTAGAACATGTAAATGTAAAAATTCAAGAAATACTGAAGGGAGCGGACGGACTCGACCAAAACCGAATCGACCAACTCATGTTAGACGTAGACGGAACCAAAAACAAAGGTAAACTCGGAGCTAATGCGATCCTCGGCACTTCTCTTGCGGTAGCAAAAGCGGCCGCTTCTCATTCCAAACTTCCCTTATATCGTTATATTGGGGGAAATTTTGCCCGTGAACTTCCGGTTCCTATGATGAACATCATCAACGGAGGAGCACACGCCGACAATAATGTGGATTTTCAGGAGTTTATGATTCTTCCTGTGGGGGCCAAAAGTTTTCGTGAGGGACTTAGAATGGGGGCTGAAGTATTCCATTCCTTAAAGTCGGTTCTCAAAGGGAAGAAATTGAACACTGCTGTTGGTGACGAAGGCGGCTTTGCTCCTGATTTGACTAGCAATGTGGAAGCGATCGAAGTCATTCTCCAAGCGATCGAAAAAGCAGGGTATAAACCGGAAAAAGACGTTTTATTGGGTTTGGACGCGGCTTCTTCCGAGTTTTACGACAAAAGCAAAAAGAAATACGTACTTGGTGCCGAAAATAATAAGGAGTTCTCCAGTGCAGAGCTAGTGGATTATTATGCGAACCTCGTCTCCAAATATCCGATCATTACGATCGAAGACGGGCTGGACGAGAACGATTGGGAAGGTTGGAAACTTCTTTCCGAGAAGTTGGGAAAAAAAATCCAGCTCGTGGGAGACGATCTGTTTGTAACAAACATCGAGAAACTCTCCAAGGGAATCGCTTCCGGAGTCGGGAATTCGATTCTGATCAAAGTAAATCAGATCGGTTCCCTTTCGGAAACTCTTGCGTCGATCGAAATGGCGAAAAAGGCGAAATACACAAATGTCGTGAGTCATAGAAGCGGAGAAACGGAAGACGTTACGATTTCTCACATTGCGGTTGCGACTAACGCGGGGCAAATCAAGACGGGTTCTCTTTCTAGAACAGATCGAATCGCGAAGTATAACGAACTTTTGAGAATCGAAGAAGAACTTGGAAAATCTGCGGTTTACAAAGGTAGGGAAACTTTTTATAATCTATAA
- a CDS encoding LIC11966 family lipoprotein, with protein MKKQYVTTVIATVSYILLLASGCSKQDPVDYNNKIMEVLNSSINYNSATSDMDGLNITLANDDFTNAENARKAWESKLTSSLDKLKRIGDFKGDSGFKNAGIQAIETYLKVVSKDYKRLIELRAQKDKADQNEIIQISNRINQDFEKAANTLNAASDKFAKEYPAQ; from the coding sequence ATGAAAAAACAATACGTGACTACGGTTATCGCAACGGTTTCTTACATTCTACTTTTAGCATCCGGTTGCAGTAAACAAGATCCGGTGGATTATAACAATAAGATCATGGAAGTATTGAACTCTTCCATAAACTATAATTCTGCCACAAGCGATATGGATGGGTTAAATATAACTTTGGCAAATGACGATTTTACAAACGCGGAAAACGCCAGAAAGGCTTGGGAATCAAAACTGACTTCTTCTCTTGATAAACTGAAGAGAATCGGCGATTTTAAAGGAGATTCCGGCTTTAAGAACGCGGGCATTCAAGCGATCGAAACCTATCTGAAGGTCGTAAGCAAAGATTATAAACGCCTCATAGAACTTCGTGCTCAAAAAGACAAGGCCGATCAGAACGAAATCATTCAAATAAGCAACCGAATCAACCAGGATTTCGAAAAGGCAGCTAACACTTTGAATGCTGCTTCCGATAAGTTCGCGAAAGAATACCCGGCCCAATAA
- a CDS encoding response regulator, with product MNKGYIICVDDEISVLETIQQQLRNEFGESHEVEIASSAEEALALVEEIQNSGYVIEVVIADQVMPGMKGSQFLEEVHKRLPDSIKIMLTGQAGLDSAIHAINYGGLSRYVEKPWNIEELTGDIRFLIEKFRQNLENQHLINELSRKIQELEKQNQ from the coding sequence ATGAATAAAGGTTATATCATTTGTGTCGATGATGAAATATCGGTATTGGAAACGATTCAACAGCAACTTCGGAATGAATTCGGAGAAAGCCACGAAGTCGAAATCGCAAGTAGCGCGGAGGAAGCTTTGGCGTTGGTGGAAGAAATTCAAAATTCCGGCTACGTAATCGAAGTTGTGATCGCCGATCAAGTAATGCCCGGTATGAAAGGTTCCCAATTTTTAGAGGAAGTTCACAAAAGGCTTCCCGATTCGATCAAGATTATGCTCACCGGCCAGGCTGGACTAGATTCTGCGATCCACGCGATCAACTACGGGGGGCTAAGTCGTTATGTGGAAAAACCTTGGAATATAGAAGAACTTACCGGAGATATTCGCTTTTTAATAGAAAAGTTCCGACAAAATTTAGAAAACCAACATTTAATCAATGAACTCAGTAGAAAAATCCAAGAGCTGGAAAAACAAAATCAATAA
- a CDS encoding IS256 family transposase, whose amino-acid sequence MSNPKNRAEELLDELIKDKSPEDLLGNEGLLKQLTKSLIERAMQGEMTHHLGYEKNSSLGNNTGNSRNGKSNKKLKGDFGTIDLEIPRDRNGSFEPQIIQKGQTRFTGFDDKIISMYSRGMTTREITQHLQEIYQVEVSADLISEVTDSVLETVIEWQNRSLDKVYPILIMDALVVKVRDGHHVQNKSFYLALGINLQGTKEILGIWVERTEGAKFWLQILTDLKNRGVEDILIACVDGLKGFPDTIISVFPNAQVQLCIVHMVRNSLKWVSYKQKKELMIDLKAIYKSPSAEIAKKSLDDFSTKWDSQYPMISKSWRNNWESVIPFLAYPPNIRKAIYTTNAIESMNMGLRKIIKNRGSFPTDEAAIKLLYLALNNMSKKWTMPIQDWGKAMNQFSIIFGDRLKFDSF is encoded by the coding sequence ATGAGCAACCCCAAAAATCGAGCTGAAGAGCTACTCGATGAATTAATCAAAGATAAGAGTCCTGAAGATCTACTGGGAAATGAAGGCCTCTTAAAGCAACTAACGAAATCACTGATAGAGCGAGCGATGCAAGGTGAGATGACGCATCACCTTGGATACGAGAAGAATTCCTCGTTGGGCAATAACACAGGAAATTCTCGGAATGGAAAAAGTAACAAAAAGCTCAAAGGAGATTTTGGAACAATCGATTTGGAAATACCTCGAGACAGAAACGGCAGTTTCGAACCTCAGATCATACAAAAAGGTCAGACACGTTTTACCGGCTTCGATGATAAGATCATTTCGATGTATTCACGCGGAATGACCACACGAGAAATTACCCAACATCTCCAAGAAATCTATCAAGTGGAAGTCTCAGCGGATCTGATCTCAGAAGTCACCGATTCGGTACTGGAAACGGTGATCGAGTGGCAGAATCGTTCTTTGGATAAAGTATATCCAATTCTCATCATGGACGCGTTAGTCGTAAAGGTGAGAGACGGTCACCACGTTCAAAACAAATCCTTCTATTTGGCTTTAGGAATCAATCTACAGGGCACAAAAGAGATACTTGGGATTTGGGTGGAGCGCACCGAAGGAGCGAAGTTCTGGCTTCAGATCTTAACCGATTTAAAGAATCGCGGAGTTGAAGATATCTTAATCGCCTGCGTTGACGGGTTAAAAGGATTTCCGGATACGATCATATCAGTTTTTCCTAATGCACAAGTTCAACTTTGTATCGTTCATATGGTAAGGAATTCTTTGAAATGGGTTTCTTACAAACAGAAGAAAGAGTTGATGATTGATTTAAAGGCTATCTACAAATCTCCGTCGGCAGAGATTGCTAAGAAAAGCCTTGATGATTTTTCAACCAAATGGGACAGTCAATATCCGATGATCAGCAAGTCCTGGAGAAACAATTGGGAATCGGTGATTCCTTTTTTGGCATATCCACCTAATATTCGTAAGGCGATTTACACCACAAACGCTATCGAATCTATGAATATGGGTTTAAGAAAAATTATCAAGAATCGGGGTTCGTTTCCTACCGATGAAGCGGCTATCAAGCTTCTTTATTTAGCTTTGAATAATATGTCTAAAAAATGGACCATGCCTATTCAAGATTGGGGAAAAGCAATGAATCAATTTTCGATTATTTTCGGCGATCGGTTGAAGTTCGATTCGTTTTAA
- a CDS encoding alpha/beta hydrolase has translation MPELLEKKTGTRKKRGKSGLNVAADDIFIFPIPDLTYKFLEKVWSSFVNKIVALTFTNNQPMFNYAVFEAIQDKNLKIVSSSTHFKMKEVATRIGLRDIQEFINRTLPVSIQDQDNLSANFIREAIISVETKKRPEVVFSSLKDEKIHPNLRHLLSGTMNYAAGIPLFVKGNPIGMIWGIRRDRMSDEQREEVREQLSSFYDVVDFVVAREMDNKADPYIAKKNIEKADLHSYAKHLYYTRTGGQQHPVTSIIFDCHTYNCSYRLDASYIIPSNNGFSVSLKRFEPEKTNETGKILLLIPGFFCRRSVMDKVAREMALKYGYRVFSMDMRGRSRQTLPYNGIKEGWTIDDFIQEDFPAVLNWIRESFPKEKIVVMGHSMGGMIPRYYVSAYETFISKYPQNKVPLPDPKEAISGIISVTSPNFVSVGTNIPGMNALKTGLSLLPAKSISDFLFDLTTFSLQSALPTVDLNKFFKFLLGLHSSLRTVSFELSTKVVNLRDFVGYRQISPPEWYFLIEDIFCEESTKVILQFIRSQLSKDHAFFSFDGSINYTELQRNFQLPIYSVLGTLDKIVPVNSVEEELKSLPSPNNQIVKFDQGHLGILFHMPTVREMCSGFHDWIQKLD, from the coding sequence ATGCCTGAACTTCTCGAAAAAAAAACTGGGACCCGTAAAAAAAGAGGAAAGAGCGGACTTAACGTAGCGGCCGACGACATTTTCATATTTCCAATTCCGGATCTCACGTATAAGTTTTTGGAAAAAGTTTGGTCCTCTTTCGTAAATAAGATCGTCGCCTTAACGTTTACGAACAATCAACCTATGTTCAACTATGCGGTCTTTGAGGCAATTCAAGACAAGAATCTAAAAATCGTCTCCTCCTCCACACACTTTAAAATGAAAGAGGTCGCGACCCGAATCGGACTCAGAGATATTCAAGAATTCATAAACCGAACTCTTCCCGTTTCGATTCAGGACCAGGATAATCTTTCCGCAAATTTTATCCGAGAAGCGATCATATCAGTCGAAACTAAAAAACGTCCCGAAGTTGTTTTCAGTAGTCTCAAGGACGAAAAAATCCATCCGAATTTAAGACATCTTCTTTCGGGGACCATGAATTACGCCGCCGGAATTCCTCTTTTCGTAAAAGGGAATCCGATCGGTATGATCTGGGGAATTCGAAGAGATAGGATGAGCGACGAACAAAGAGAAGAAGTTCGAGAACAATTGAGTTCATTTTACGACGTAGTGGACTTTGTAGTCGCTCGTGAAATGGATAACAAGGCAGATCCGTATATCGCAAAGAAAAATATAGAAAAAGCGGATCTTCACTCCTACGCGAAACATCTTTATTACACGAGAACCGGAGGACAACAACATCCGGTTACTTCGATCATCTTCGATTGTCATACCTACAATTGTTCTTATCGTCTAGACGCAAGTTACATCATTCCATCTAACAACGGTTTTTCGGTTAGCCTAAAACGATTCGAGCCAGAAAAAACAAACGAGACCGGAAAAATCCTTCTTTTAATCCCCGGCTTTTTTTGCAGAAGATCGGTAATGGACAAGGTCGCACGAGAGATGGCTCTCAAATACGGTTACCGAGTCTTTTCTATGGATATGCGCGGTCGTTCTAGACAAACTCTTCCATACAACGGAATCAAAGAAGGATGGACAATCGACGATTTCATTCAGGAAGATTTTCCCGCCGTTCTCAATTGGATCCGAGAAAGTTTCCCAAAAGAAAAGATTGTAGTGATGGGACACAGTATGGGGGGAATGATTCCTAGATACTATGTATCCGCCTATGAAACCTTCATCTCCAAATATCCTCAAAACAAGGTCCCTCTTCCCGATCCAAAGGAAGCAATTTCCGGAATTATTTCCGTGACTTCCCCAAATTTCGTTTCCGTGGGAACCAATATCCCTGGAATGAACGCGCTCAAAACCGGGCTTAGTCTATTACCTGCAAAATCGATTTCCGATTTCCTTTTCGATCTGACTACATTCTCCCTTCAATCCGCTCTTCCGACAGTGGATCTCAATAAATTCTTTAAGTTTTTATTGGGGCTTCATTCTTCTTTGAGAACGGTTTCTTTTGAACTCAGCACGAAAGTCGTAAACCTAAGAGATTTTGTCGGCTACAGACAAATTTCTCCTCCGGAATGGTATTTTCTGATCGAAGATATTTTTTGCGAGGAATCTACAAAGGTAATTCTACAGTTCATCCGTTCTCAGCTAAGCAAAGATCACGCATTTTTTTCTTTTGACGGTTCGATCAATTATACAGAATTACAAAGAAATTTCCAACTTCCGATTTACTCCGTTCTAGGCACTTTGGATAAAATCGTTCCTGTAAATTCGGTGGAAGAAGAATTGAAATCTCTCCCTTCGCCCAACAATCAAATCGTAAAATTTGACCAGGGACATTTAGGAATTCTATTCCATATGCCTACGGTTCGAGAAATGTGTTCTGGCTTTCACGATTGGATTCAGAAACTCGATTGA
- a CDS encoding LIC_11959 family protein: MLHFSNIQKILGTSFFLLGISIQLFSAPEVHRAATTYRDSIPLSEPRISDIKESLSSESPNFPNSFKLFFQELKGNYAIFYDWNGETVYYKYRINKFDKSRLRQVRKLSEGAAYEVSGRWEGMIVFQVSTVPLFKKASEITLEEKKEKFAIPVFNLVEFRELTLDEIIY, from the coding sequence TTGTTACATTTTTCGAATATTCAAAAAATACTAGGGACCAGTTTTTTTCTTCTGGGAATTTCCATTCAGCTGTTTTCTGCTCCAGAGGTTCACAGGGCCGCGACGACGTACCGGGATTCGATCCCCCTTTCGGAACCTCGAATTTCGGATATCAAAGAATCCTTATCTTCCGAATCACCCAATTTTCCAAATTCCTTTAAGCTCTTTTTTCAGGAACTCAAAGGGAATTACGCGATCTTTTACGACTGGAACGGTGAAACGGTATATTATAAATATAGAATTAACAAATTCGATAAATCCAGACTTAGACAAGTTCGTAAACTCTCGGAAGGCGCGGCATACGAGGTGAGCGGCCGATGGGAAGGGATGATCGTATTTCAAGTTTCCACCGTTCCACTTTTTAAAAAGGCCTCCGAAATTACTCTGGAAGAAAAGAAAGAAAAATTTGCCATTCCGGTTTTTAATTTGGTGGAATTCAGGGAACTGACTTTGGATGAAATTATTTATTAA
- a CDS encoding IS5 family transposase (programmed frameshift) has protein sequence MKSDLGHLDIPEEIWKRLHPLLPKRKTNSKKGGRPRLDDRVAMAAIFYRVRTGIQWRYIPPMFGSKSTLHRRFQEWVASGVFDKIEKEALKLYERTVKIRTKRMASDGSFARAPQRGAFTGPNPTDRGKRGLKRHILVDRRGAPVAFVIASAGTHDSKLLFPTLEKFKVFRNKKLLKPEILSLDKAYSNKTIKNNLKKKNIQYRIPNKKNARNPEWIAPLNPFRWTVERTFAWFNAFRAIKTCWEFKFENYKALFQIAFAIILIRMSWK, from the exons ATGAAATCAGATTTAGGTCATTTAGATATCCCTGAAGAGATTTGGAAACGCCTTCATCCCTTGCTACCAAAGCGTAAAACAAACTCCAAGAAAGGAGGTCGTCCTCGGCTTGATGATAGAGTGGCGATGGCCGCAATATTTTACAGGGTAAGAACAGGAATTCAATGGAGATATATACCTCCGATGTTCGGTTCAAAATCAACGTTACATAGAAGATTTCAGGAATGGGTAGCCAGCGGAGTTTTTGATAAAATTGAAAAAGAAGCATTAAAACTTTATGAGCGCACTGTTAAAATTAGAACTAAAAGAATGGCATCTGATGGTAGCTTCGCAAGAGCTC CCCAAAGGGGGGCTTTCACGGGTCCAAACCCGACGGATCGCGGCAAAAGAGGCCTTAAAAGGCATATTCTCGTCGATCGGCGTGGAGCACCTGTAGCTTTTGTAATCGCTTCGGCAGGAACTCACGATTCTAAATTACTTTTTCCTACTTTAGAAAAGTTCAAAGTATTTAGAAACAAAAAATTGCTTAAACCAGAAATCCTTTCTTTAGATAAGGCTTACTCTAACAAAACGATTAAGAACAATTTAAAAAAGAAGAATATTCAATATCGAATTCCAAATAAAAAGAATGCGAGAAATCCTGAATGGATTGCTCCGCTAAATCCTTTTAGATGGACAGTCGAACGTACTTTTGCTTGGTTTAATGCATTTAGAGCCATAAAAACTTGTTGGGAATTCAAATTTGAAAATTATAAGGCATTATTCCAAATCGCATTTGCTATCATTTTAATTAGAATGTCCTGGAAATAG
- a CDS encoding IS481 family transposase codes for MTTNANATTKATRRKLNLLELANELENVSKACKIMGYSRQQFYEIRRNFQTYGAEGLLDRMPGANGPHPNRVSEEIEKEVLEYSLQRPTHGCLKVAQQLSLKGIKVSSGGVRGVWARNKLVTKHQRLLRLEEHHKDQIIPLTEDQIKLLERFDPEYRERHIHADSTGELVSMDTFMVGSLKGVGRVYLQTVIDCHSRFAWGRLFNTKIPVTAVQTLNNDVLPFFEEHNVKVMTVLTDNGREYCGREDQHPFELFLQLEEIEHRTTKVRRPQSNGYVERLHRTLLDEHFRIAGRTKFYEAIEEMQIDLEIFFEEYNYKRVHQGRNMNGRTPFQVFFEGIKVEEDEEPSSED; via the coding sequence ATGACCACCAACGCCAATGCGACGACAAAAGCTACGAGAAGAAAGCTAAATTTATTAGAACTTGCTAACGAATTAGAAAATGTAAGTAAGGCCTGCAAAATCATGGGATATTCCCGTCAGCAGTTCTACGAGATCCGAAGAAACTTTCAAACTTACGGAGCAGAAGGACTTTTGGATCGAATGCCTGGAGCAAACGGACCTCATCCGAACAGAGTCAGCGAAGAAATCGAGAAAGAAGTTTTAGAATATTCTCTACAACGTCCTACCCACGGTTGTTTAAAAGTCGCACAACAACTCAGCCTCAAGGGAATCAAAGTAAGCTCAGGAGGAGTCAGAGGAGTTTGGGCGAGGAATAAACTTGTAACCAAACATCAAAGGCTTCTCAGACTTGAAGAACATCACAAAGATCAAATCATCCCTCTCACCGAGGATCAGATTAAACTCCTTGAAAGATTCGATCCAGAATACAGAGAAAGGCACATACATGCCGATTCTACCGGAGAATTGGTCTCTATGGACACGTTCATGGTCGGTTCCTTAAAGGGAGTTGGAAGAGTCTATTTGCAAACCGTAATCGATTGTCACAGTCGATTCGCTTGGGGAAGGCTTTTTAATACGAAGATTCCTGTTACCGCTGTGCAAACTCTCAACAACGACGTCCTTCCATTCTTCGAAGAACATAACGTTAAAGTTATGACCGTTCTTACCGATAATGGTCGTGAGTATTGTGGAAGAGAAGATCAACATCCGTTCGAACTCTTTCTTCAATTAGAAGAGATCGAACATCGGACTACTAAAGTGCGAAGACCCCAGAGCAATGGATACGTTGAACGACTTCATCGAACTTTGCTCGACGAGCATTTCAGAATTGCTGGTAGAACCAAATTCTACGAGGCGATTGAAGAAATGCAAATCGATCTGGAAATCTTCTTTGAGGAATACAATTACAAGAGAGTCCATCAAGGAAGAAACATGAACGGAAGAACTCCATTTCAAGTATTTTTCGAAGGAATTAAAGTCGAAGAGGACGAGGAGCCTAGTTCAGAAGATTAG